Within Spinacia oleracea cultivar Varoflay chromosome 4, BTI_SOV_V1, whole genome shotgun sequence, the genomic segment CATAGTGTTGGCAAAATGGCAACATCACACCAAATTATTTGTATTATTTGGGTTGTTATGTGGAGTATAAGAATACAAACTTCCATTGTGATTGACAGTGTGTTTGGATAACAACTTTGGAAGGAAAGGGAGGGGAgggaagaagagagaaaaaagaaagggAGGTGAGGGATGGAAGAGTGAGCTTGCGTTTTCCTTCCAAATCTTTTCAACATCGGAAGGATTTGGTTTATTAAAAGGAAGGGAAAATGGATCCCTTCAATTTTCTTCTCATCCCTCCCCATAAGTGTGTCCAAACAGGGGAAGTTGAATCCCTCCTTTTCTCTCTTCCCTCTCTTCCCCTCCATATTTATCTGTCCAAACCCACTGTAAAAGATGTACATATGATGAGAGGCAAGTGTTTTTATCATTAGTAATTGTCAAAAGATCAATCATTAGATTCCATGTTGAATCTAGAAATAAGAAGCAAATGATTTCTGTTGGGAGAAGATTCGGTGAGAAAGGGGAAGAAATTATGAAGTGGCTGGGATAGAGAGCGGAAATATCGTATTACTAAATAACATCCCCTTGTGACATGGGTTTATGAGTTGAAGGTAACTCTCTTTCTAGGTTACACACATACTAAATTCATGAATTTTGATCTATATATAGGCTGCCAAACAATTCATGACTTTGCTTTTCAATGGGAAAATTGTAACAGAGTGACAATAggttttttttaagaaaactaaaaataaaaacacaaacTTTTAAAAATAGTTTCGAGTTTTTTGTTGTCAATTTTCAAGATCAACATGATTATATTACGGATATGACTAATTTAAGGTCACAATTCCCCCTAAATCACATTGCTTTCAAATTTATAAAACCCGAAAATGAAAACTGGTCCTAAGTTGTTATATTGCCAAAATGCCAAGTCAGGGGAGTTGAAAGGTCACTAAACaatctaaaacaaataaaaagtaaTTATTTTTATCCCCCCGAGTTTTGCTAATTGCTCTATTTTAAACATTGAAGTTCTTGAAATCGAGCTTTCTATTATTCCCCCTTTTCACCATTTTATTGATACAAGAAAATCAAGAAGATTTTTTAATACACATTTAAGGTTCCCAGAAGCAGCCTTCATATCATATTATCAGTGTTTGAACTAGCTCAAGGAGCAAGGGGCACTTGAAAATAGGCGTCTCATAGCCTTGGTGCAAAGCACAAGTGTGAGGCTCGCAGTGAAACACATTAATAAAATGAACGTTATGTGTGTAAAGTTGTAAACAAACTGCAGATGTGAAATTAATGCTAGTACCCAATTACTCTATCAGCCTGATCTTTCTTGGTGCTTGGGAAGCAATGCCTCAAGTGTGACAATTCATACACTGCTGCATGTATGCTATGAGCAAAGATGGATTCTTGCTGCCATTGGTGCTAATAGTGGTACACATATGGAACTTGTATTAATCTTTCAATTGTCACTTGCTTGGATTTTGTCTTGTAGAGTGAGTTTATTGCTGAGTGTTATATGCGGAGGGCCTATATTTCTGGTTTTACTGGGAGTGCTGGAACTGCTGTTGTCACAGAGGATAAAGCAGCTTTGTGGACAGATGGGCGGTATTTTCTGCAGGTATGAGAATAAAAATGTTCAGATGTTTTTTTTTCCTGATGAAATTCTGAACTTTCCTTTTACCCCCAACATATTGATTCTTCTATTAATAATCAAGATGCCGGTAACAATCTTAGTTCCAATCTAAACAGCTGGTTCAACAATAAAGAGGAATTTGGGTTGTTACAGAATGGTAGCCGCACCTATAGGTTTCTAGTCCTAAACTTATTGTATTTCTCAAAATGATTTTGTTTTCGAAGTTTATGAAATAAAATTCTATTTACAAGGGTTGTTAAAGGGGAATAAAGCATGTAAATCAAATATATTATGTGCATTATATAGGTGACTAAAGTGTCAAAGTGAAGTGCTCAATTAATCTTATGTGCATTGTGAACTTTATTTGCCTATTATTTATATCCTAAGATGTAAGGAAATTTACTTATGCAACAAGTTATCATAATTAAAGAAGTATGGTACAAGGTATCTTAATAGTCCTATTTCTTTTAGGGATTACTAACACTACTTAAATTATGAAGAAATTTATTAAGGAATTTGTTGTACTCTCCTAAATGAAATTATAGAGGCTTTATAAGTGAAGAATTGTGTACAATGTGATCATTTTCCTTTGTGTCACAAGTTTTTAGGATTTTGtcaatttgtttttcttttgataTAGTGCAATGACTAACAACATTAATCATCACAGTTTGGGAGTGCTAACTAAGCATCCACAAGAAACCCTAAAGCTTTTTCCGatgaaaattaatttcaatattTATTGATTGACTTCATTTGAGGGATCATATTACCAAAAAGGATGAATTTGTATTACCTCTAATTATAAATAACCTTGCGAATGAGGCGCCATATGCATAAATCAAGGAAAAATATGTTGACATGCTGGTAGGAGATGAATTCCCTAATTTCACTAAATACGGAATGGGAAACAAATGGTTGGTACCTTCACCCAATGACTGTCCACCTCATCCCTAATAACCAAAACAACATGGTGGTGAAACTGATGAGGAGTTTGATGAGGAAGAAGTGAAGGAAAATGGAATTCAGGGAGAATTGTAGGAAGGGGGTCTCGTACCTCCTAATCGAGAGCATAACGAAGAAATAGGAGAAGGAATTTGGGGAGAATTAAGGAAGTTTGAGATATCTCTTCACCCAGAAAAACCTTAATTCTTCTccttgaaatccccttcaaccACCCTTTATAAAGAGAATTTTGTTTCATAAACTTCgaaaacaaaattatttttgacaGAGAATATTTTTAGGACTAGAAACGTATAGCTCTTGCTACCGTTTGTAACACCCTAAAATTTTCTCTGTTAATAGATACTTTTATATCAAGAGGTGGAAAACCAGTTGTTTGGGTCGGGTTTATTCGGGTTGGGTCAATTTAggttttaatgaaaataaaattatgtgGGAAACCAACCCATTTCAACtacatttaatttcagtcgGGTTCATTTCGAGTCATCCAATTAATGGTTGGGTAATTGGGTCAGGTCAGGTTTACTTTGCCGGTCTACCATGCACCCGAGTCCGCAACCATTCGAGTCTTACTGCTCAACTTTTCATTACCACCTGAAAGGATATTATGTCATTTATTTTGGGAGGGGGGGAGATCGTCTCTCTAAATTTCATGAATAGCAGTAATTCAGAAATCTAGATGGATGGATGGTGTAAACTAGCAACAGTAACAACTACCTCATTTTGTGCTCCATTAGACATTTTGGAATCTTACATCATGTTCTATTCTTGCAATTCTTTGTATAAAACTTAACTAAACGAGATCACATGCTTAATCTAGCAGCGATTCTTGGTGGTCGCTTGTGTCATTTTACCTTGCAGGCTATGTAAATGATTTTGTTTTGGTCTTATGTCATAATTTCAACCTTCTTTTGTGTCATAATCAGGCTGAAAAGCAACTGAGCTCTGATTGGATACTAATGCGCGCTGGTAATATGGGTGTTCCCACTCTGTCCGAGTGGCTTAATGACGTGCTTCCTCCTGGCTCCAGAGTTGGCATTGATCCTGTAAGGCCAATTTATGATGTGATTGATTTCAGTTGATGACTTTTGCTATGCTGAGGAACTCATCTATTTCTTTATGTTTCAACAAGAATTGTGTTTGCATCATTTGCTAAATTGGCATTTTTTGCTTGCTAAATTGTATGGTTCTGGCGTTGAGGTTAAAATCCCTTTTGTTTAGCTTTTACGATTGTACTTAGTATTTTGTATTTAAcatttctcttttccttttcgTGTTGTCTTGTTTACTTCTCTTTCCATTTTGTATGTCATGGTTAACATATTATATTGGCCTTTCATGATACTACATCTTGGTTATGTGAAGGGAACAGTTCCTTTTTTCCTTTGATGCTGCTGAAGAACTCAGAGAGGATATATCCAAGAAGAACCATGAGTTAGTTCTTCTGTCCAAGACCAATCTTATAGATGAAACGTGGAAGGGGTCAAGGCCAAAACCTCCAAGCAAGCCTGTGAGGTTGCACGAATTGAAATATGCAGGAGTAGACGTGTCATCAAAGCTATCTTGGTTGAGAACCCAGCTTTCAAATGATGGTTGTTCTGCTATAGTGATCACCAAGCTTGATGAAATTGCTTGGTTGCTCAATTTGGTGAGATTCTCAACCCTACTCCAGCTGCTTTATTTTGAGAGTTTAAAATTTGTAGTGATTCTGTTACAGGGCTGTATAGGAGCCTAGATGCATACTATGTAAGATTTAGCATATTTTGTGCTtaatattttgtaatttttgtaTTGTAGAGAGGAAGTGATATTCCCCATTCTCCTGTTATGTATGCATATTTGGTTGTGGAGAGTGATCAGTCCAAGCTATTTATTGATGAAAGTAAAATCACATCAGAAGTGATGGAGTACTTGCAGAATGCTGGCGTAGAGTTGAGACCTTATGATTCAATCTTGAATGCAGTTGAAAAGTAAGATTGCATATGTTAGATATAGACTTAAAATGTTAATGTATATCTGTGTGTTTTCTTTAAATAATTTCCTCCTCTTTAAATGTCTGAGAGTCATGAGATTTTATTGTATATGTGGAGTACGTAGATAGATGCGGTCAGCAGTAACCTGTTCAATGCACACACATATTTCTTATCTCCACATACTTAACTTATTTAAAATGTGGGTGTGCTACTACAATTGTCTTATGATCTTATTTGCTTCCAGTAGAGGTTTATATTGTTAGATAAATTGTGTGATCTGTATTCTGGACCTTCCTATTTTGATATGGTAGCTATGGACTCGAACCAAATTGGTTTCTTACTATATGAAATAGAGTATTAAATCTAAAAACATGTGCAAGACAGCTTTTATTATAGCAGTTGTAACATGACAGTTGGTTGTTGGATTTTGCATTGTAGTTTTATATTGGTGTCTTGAGGTTTCTTTCTTCTTCTACAGCTTGGCAGTTGAAGGAGCTCATCTTCTGATCGACAGAGAGGCTGTAAATGCTGCAATTGTCAACACTTTTAAGTCAACTTCCAATAACAAAAAGGAACATAAGTCTAAGTCATATGGTAGATCTAATGGTGGAGTTAATGGAGCCGCTGCTGTGTATAGAAATTCCCCCATATCCATGGCAAAGGCACTAAAAAATCATGCTGAAATAGAAGGGATGCGCAATTCTCATTTAAGGTATTCGAGTGCCttttattttctaaataatTATGCATAGACACACCACAATATCACATGTTCATCAGTACATGGAAATGCATTGTTGCATATCATTTCATTCTCTGATCACCTTTTTTATACCGAcatttctttaaggggggtgaAGTGGGAGAGGGTAAAGGGTGCTTTTTAGACTCTCCACGATTAAATCACAAGTGCACGCAGTTAAATATTCAGGTTCTTGCTAATATGCAACTTTAGAGACGATGATCTTTCATAttcattttgttttctttttcctcTGCTATCCATCCTCCTTGCTTTTCTTTTTAGTGGTTTCAACTTTCATGTGTGTGAGGTGGAAGGGTTAGAAATGTGTTGAGAGCACAACTGAGTAACTTTCTTTTTGGTTGACATCAGTAATGTTTATTTGTAGGGATGCAGCTGCCCTAGCACAATTCTGGTCTTGGCTGGAAACTGAAATTCACCAGGGTGCGACATTGACAGAGGTGGAAGTGGCAGACAAACTTCTTCAGTTTCGTTCCAAGCAAGATGGTTTTGTGGATACCAGTTTTGATACTATAAGTGGTACCACTCATTTGCTCTTTTGACCATTGACAGTTTATCTTTTCCAGTCAGCTTTAACCAAGTATTTTAGTATATTTCCAAATCAAGTAATTGTGATGAACACAAAGTGCCAGATGTGGACGTGCCTCAAAATAAACGAGCTTACTGGAATTTGAGAATTGTTGCTACTAGATTATAaacatttttattaatttgtggTGCAAGAATTTTTCTTTTACgaacataatttttttgaagTGGCAGTAGAGTAGTACTGTTCTATACTTCTATCATAACATACACAATAAAAAGTTACATACTTAAGCTAGTATTTCTTGGGAGATTGATGTCAAAGTGGTACTTCTTCTAAGAACACTGTCGTGTCTTCGATCATCCAAACATGCCAAGGAACATGGCAAAGCAAAAGCCTGAATCAGATCACATGTTGTGTTATAAATGCTCAAGAACTTCTAGGAAAGGTTGACTGACTTGACTATGGTGCAATTTTGTGCTTCTGGCTTtgaatttttatgttctaatgTCAACAAGGATATGTGACTAACTTTCAAGCTAGGATCGGAAGCATGAAATTTGCAGCCACCTGTTGTACTTTGTATAACTGGCTATATTTTTGGTGATTTTCTGGAATATTTTTATGAAGTGCGTCATGAAAGGGTTGCCCTCTCAGTTTGTTTGTAATCTAGGCTGAACTTCATTACTTTTTTTTGTTGTGATTGTTTCAACTTTCAACTCATGAGGGCAATTAGGTTACCATTTAGACAAGCTTCTACTAGTGACATAAATTACATAAGTGCTTACATTTGTGATTCTGTTCACTTGCTGGTGCTGACATGTTTGACATGTTGCCTTGTAACCATATAATTTCCTTTTTGTGTAGCATGAGGGAGCTTCTTTCATCTGAAAAGAAAGTGGATGATATGCTAATATTATTACAGGAACAAGAATCATCTTATCTTGCTATCTTTATCTATGTCATTCAATTCCCAATTAATCTCAAGGAAGCTTGTCCTTGTGAAATATAAATCTTGTTTCCCGTATCCTGAAAGTCTCACAAAAAAAATCCTCTTGATTTCTAATATTTTGGTCCCCTGAAAgtttcatcaaacataaatgaaCGGGTCACCCTATGCTTCTTGGCATTGGAAGTAAGGAACATTTGCTAGGACTAGCATCATTTCATCAATTGTTTGGCTAACAAGAATATTGTAAATTACTAATGGTGTAGGGCTAATTAATGCTACCTTTTTACTCACTCAATTTATTTATACTGTCCTGCCAATAAAAAATGCTTTATCGACTTACTAATTGCATGCCGAATGATTTTCAGGTTCTGGTCCGAATGGTGCAATTATACATTACAAACCAGAACCAGATAGTTGCAGCGTTGTAGATCCTAAAAAACTCTTCTTGCTTGACAGTGGCGCACAATATATTGACGGTACAACAGACATAACAAGAACAGTTCATTTTGGTGAACCTACAGCTAGAGAAAAGGAGTGTTTCACTCGTGTTTTACAGGTGCTAAATATTTTCCAAACCCCATAATCTCTTATGAGACAAACAAATATGCTTACTTGGTGTAGACATGTGTTATAGTAGATTAGTAGTACTTAATTGCCTGCCATTTCTTAGGCCCCTCATAAATGAATAAACCAAACAATTACCAAGGAATTATGAATGAATTGTATTTGTATGATAGACAGATGCAAGCTCTTGACTAAGCAGTGCGAATAATGGTGATATTTTTTCCTTTCCTGTTTGTAAATTTCACCAAGTTTTTTCGGGATGAATTGATGAAAGAATATCATCCTCCTATCATAAATCCATACTTAACTGAAAAAAAAGGAATAAACTATTGCGAGAAATAGAAAACTGGAGTAAAGTAACAGTCCAAGAGCCTTCATAAGTTTGTCTATGCCCAGATTCCAATGAAAGGTCATATTAGCGATTCCAATTTTATGAAGGTCATGTTCTGTAATTTTTGTTAATTGACTAATACCAAGTCTGCAGTCATTGATGAATGATGTCATAAATTTGGTTGCAGGGCCATATAGCTCTTGATCAGGCTGTATTCCCCGAAAATACACCTGGCTTTGTTTTGGATGCCTTTGCGCGTTCTTCTCTTTGGAAAATTGGACTTGATTACCGCCATGGTACTTCTGTTACATTCCCCTTTTATTTCTCTGGTTGTTTTACCGATTATAAGCATGTACTGTTTCCTCTCCTTGTGGTGACAAGCTTACTATGATGCTATAAGGATGGTACCTTTTTATGTTCAGGGACTGGCCATGGAGTAGGAGCTGCATTAAATGTTCATGAAGGCC encodes:
- the LOC110798592 gene encoding aminopeptidase P2, which encodes MEALSLSSAKLVLNSSHLRSNYFRFLSLSSSPIFHKLKFSPSISTISPNSTSFAILKCCSSFTAKPSSELRKLRQSHANHDQKLRALRELFGKPGVGIDAYIIPSQDAHQSEFIAECYMRRAYISGFTGSAGTAVVTEDKAALWTDGRYFLQAEKQLSSDWILMRAGNMGVPTLSEWLNDVLPPGSRVGIDPFLFSFDAAEELREDISKKNHELVLLSKTNLIDETWKGSRPKPPSKPVRLHELKYAGVDVSSKLSWLRTQLSNDGCSAIVITKLDEIAWLLNLRGSDIPHSPVMYAYLVVESDQSKLFIDESKITSEVMEYLQNAGVELRPYDSILNAVENLAVEGAHLLIDREAVNAAIVNTFKSTSNNKKEHKSKSYGRSNGGVNGAAAVYRNSPISMAKALKNHAEIEGMRNSHLRDAAALAQFWSWLETEIHQGATLTEVEVADKLLQFRSKQDGFVDTSFDTISGSGPNGAIIHYKPEPDSCSVVDPKKLFLLDSGAQYIDGTTDITRTVHFGEPTAREKECFTRVLQGHIALDQAVFPENTPGFVLDAFARSSLWKIGLDYRHGTGHGVGAALNVHEGPQSISFRFGNMTSLQKGMIVSNEPGYYEDHAFGIRIENLLSVKEMATPNRFGGVDYLGFEKLTFVPIQSKMMDLSLLSAEEVDWVNEYHEQVWQKVSPLLDGSASQWLWENTQPLVKQ